A section of the Pleuronectes platessa chromosome 7, fPlePla1.1, whole genome shotgun sequence genome encodes:
- the pdia3 gene encoding protein disulfide-isomerase A3: protein MLRLIFLAALAGFSRASDVLDFTDDDFDSKIGDHSMIIVEFFAPWCGHCKRLAPEYEAAATRLKGIASVAKVDCTTSSNVCSKYGVSGYPTLKIFRDGEDSGPYDGPRTADGIVSFLKKQAGPSSVELKGEADMEKFGSGPDAIVVGFFADDKSTSQAEFLKAASALRENYRFAHTNSEALLQSQGIDGEGVVLFRPPRLSNKFEDSSVKFAGDKFTSDKIKRFIKENIFGICPHMTDDNKDQLKGNDLMVAYYDVDYEKNPKGSNYWRNRVMKVAKSFLDQGKKLNFAVASKSLFSQDVSEFGLDGSSGELPLVAIRTAKGDKFVMTEEFTRDGKALQSFLQGYFDGTIKRYLKSEPIPENNDGPVKVLVAENFDDIVNDDSKDVLIEFYAPWCGHCKTLEPKYIELGEKLADDPNVVIAKMDATANDVPSPYEVSGFPTIYFSPAGSKMAPKKYEGGRDVGDFLSYLKREASNPLVMQEEPKKKKKKKDDDDDKIEL from the exons ATGTTGAGGCTCATCTTCTTGGCCGCGCTCGCCGGCTTCTCACGGGCCAGTGATGTGCTGGATTTCACCGATGACGATTTCGACAGCAAGATCGGAGACCACTCGATGATCATTGTGGAGTTCTTCGCTCCCTG GTGTGGCCACTGTAAAAGACTGGCCCCAGAGTACGAGGCAGCCGCCACACGTCTGAAAGGCATCGCATCTGTGGCTAAG GTTGACTGCACAACCAGCAGCAACGTATGCAGCAAATATGGGGTCAGTGGCTACCCAACCCTGAAGATCTTCAGGGATGGAGAAGACTCTGGTCCCTATGATGGTCCCAGAACTGCAG ATGGGATTGTTAGTTTCCTTAAGAAGCAGGCTGGCCCATCTTCTGTTGAGCTCAAGGGTGAAGCAGACATGGAGAAGTTTGGTTCAGGCCCAGATGCAATTGTTGTTG GTTTCTTTGCTGATGACAAGAGCACATCGCAGGCAGAGTTCCTGAAGGCAGCCAGCGCCCTGAGGGAAAACTATCGCTTCGCCCACACCAACTCTGAAGCTCTTCTCCAAAGCCAAGGCATCGATGGAGA GGGAGTCGTCTTGTTCCGCCCACCACGCCTCAGCAACAAGTTTGAAGACAGCTCCGTCAAATTCGCAGGGGACAAATTCACCAGCGACAAAATCAAGAGATTCATTAAGGAAAACAT CTTTGGGATTTGTCCCCACATGACAGACGACAACAAAGACCAGCTGAAGGGCAACGACCTGATGGTGGCTTATTATGATGTTGACTATGAAAAGAACCCCAAGGGCTCAAACTACTGGAGGAACAG GGTGATGAAGGTGGCAAAGAGCTTCCTGGATCAGGGCAAGAAGCTGAACTTCGCTGTGGCCAGCAAGAGCCTGTTCAGCCAGGATGTGTCGGAATTCGGTCTGGATGGCAGCTCGGGAGAGTTGCCCCTGGTGGCCATCCGCACCGCCAAGGGAGACAAATTCGTCATGACGGAGGAATTCAC TCGTGATGGAAAAGCACTGCAGAGTTTCCTGCAGGGTTACTTCGACGGCACAATTAAGCGTTACCTTAAATCCGAGCCCATCCCAGAGAACAACGATGGACCTGTCAAG GTGTTGGTGGCTGAGAACTTCGACGACATCGTCAATGACGACAGTAAAGATGTGCTGATCGAGTTTTATGCTCCGTGGTGCGGACACTGCAAGACCCTGGAGCCCAAATACATCGAGCTGGGAGAGAAG CTGGCTGACGATCCCAACGTTGTTATTGCCAAGATGGATGCCACAGCCAATGATGTGCCATCTCCATATGAAGTCAGCGG TTTCCCCACAATCTACTTTTCACCAGCTGGAAGTAAGATGGCCCCAAAGAAATATGAG GGAGGTCGCGATGTTGGTGACTTCCTCTCTTACCTGAAGAGGGAGGCCTCCAACCCCTTGGTGATGCAGGAAGagcccaagaagaagaagaagaagaaggatgatgatgatgacaagaTCGAGCTATAA